One part of the Megachile rotundata isolate GNS110a chromosome 16, iyMegRotu1, whole genome shotgun sequence genome encodes these proteins:
- the LOC105662300 gene encoding rRNA N(6)-adenosine-methyltransferase Mettl5 isoform X1 gives MANISLRKLEEYLQQVDGFEKPKILLEQYSTSAHIASCMLYCAQSQFDDIEGRTIADLGCGCGVLSFGAQMLGASHVIGFEIDSDALEIYSRNCNEIELFVEAVQCDVLQYLPGRFENYFDTVIMNPPFGTKHNAGIDMKFLDIAIKLASSTVYSLHKTSTRNYVLQKAAQFGVKSKVIAELKYDLPKAYKFHKKTSMDVEVDFIRFELNQ, from the exons ATGGCTAATATCTCACTTCGTAAATTAGAAGAATATTTGCAACAAGTGGATGGATTTGAGAAGCCAAAAATATTACTTGAACAATATTCTACTAGTGCTCACATTGCATCGTGCATGTTATACTGTGCTCAATCACAATTTGATGATATAGAAGGGCGTACAATAGCTGATTTAGGTTGTGGATGTGGTGTTTTATCCTTTGGAGCACAGATGCTTGGTGCAAGTCATGTAATTGGCTTTGAAATAGATTCTGATGCACTTGAAATTTATTCTAGAAATTGCAATGAAATAGAACTATTTGTAGAAGCTGTACAGTGTGATGTACTTCAATATTTACCAG GAAGGTTTGAAAACTATTTTGATACAGTAATTATGAATCCACCCTTTGGAACAAAACATAATGCAGGTATAGacatgaaatttttagatattgctATTAAATTAGCATCAAGTACTGTATATTCTTTACATAAAACGAGTACACGTAATTATGTTCTTCAAAAAGCTGCACAATTTGGAGTCAAAAGTAAAGTTATTGCTGAATTGAAATATGATTTACCAAAAGCATATAAGTTTCACAAAAAAACCTCAATGGATGTTGAAGTAGATTTTATACGGTTTGAATTAaatcaatga
- the LOC105662300 gene encoding rRNA N(6)-adenosine-methyltransferase METTL5 isoform X2, with protein MANISLRKLEEYLQQVDGFEKPKILLEQYSTSAHIASCMLYCAQSQFDDIEGRTIADLGCGCGVLSFGAQMLGASHVIGFEIDSDALEIYSRNCNEIELFVEAVQCDVLQYLPGRFENYFDTVIMNPPFGTKHNADATHNPSGDQSTA; from the exons ATGGCTAATATCTCACTTCGTAAATTAGAAGAATATTTGCAACAAGTGGATGGATTTGAGAAGCCAAAAATATTACTTGAACAATATTCTACTAGTGCTCACATTGCATCGTGCATGTTATACTGTGCTCAATCACAATTTGATGATATAGAAGGGCGTACAATAGCTGATTTAGGTTGTGGATGTGGTGTTTTATCCTTTGGAGCACAGATGCTTGGTGCAAGTCATGTAATTGGCTTTGAAATAGATTCTGATGCACTTGAAATTTATTCTAGAAATTGCAATGAAATAGAACTATTTGTAGAAGCTGTACAGTGTGATGTACTTCAATATTTACCAG GAAGGTTTGAAAACTATTTTGATACAGTAATTATGAATCCACCCTTTGGAACAAAACATAATGCAG
- the LOC100878667 gene encoding SOSS complex subunit C homolog, which yields MAFSQSNSREVQNRKILEELQLKKQMLLKQGVVPTLNTSLAVTSTGSSNLPPTQTSDGVAMSASQRAALHNAHAASSGYFVTQDSSFGNLILPVLPRFDTK from the exons atgGCTTTTTCACAATCCAACTCAAGAg AagtacaaaacagaaaaatctTGGAAGAATTACAGTTGAAGAAACAGATGCTTTTAAAGCAAGGTGTAGTTCCAACATTAAATACGTCCTTAGCCGTTACATCAACAGGTTCTTCTAATttg CCTCCTACACAAACTTCTGATGGTGTTGCAATGAGTGCATCGCAAAGAGCTGCTTTACATAATGCACATGCAGCTTCATCAGGATATTTTGTGACACAAGATTCTTCTTTTGGCAATCTTATTTTACCAGTTCTTCCTAGATTTGATACTAAATGA